Genomic window (Pirellulaceae bacterium):
CTTATCTCGCTCCAAAGCACATAATCGGCAAAGTCGGCAGAAAAATTAACAGAAAATGGGCGCGATCGAGCAGATTGGCTCAATTAATTGAACCAGGACACCCGCTTCCAGCTCCCCCGAAGCGGTCTAGTTCGCCGCCCAACGACAGAGGGCAGCTGGCGACCCCATCACAAAAGTCTGGCCGCAACGGGACTCTTGGGCGATCCATCCGGCCGGCGTTCGATCACCCAACACGTTTTTCGGCGGGGACGCGTCGCATGGTCATCCGCGCAATGAGAAAAGGCGTTCTTGAGATGGTGATTGCAGCTGAGATTAGACGCGTTCAACCATGGCGTTGTCGGAAGCCGAATCACCCATCAACGGTTTGTTCATCGTTGAGTGTTCTTCAATGCGAGAAACTTCTTGATGAATCAGGAGATTCAGCTGCAACTCGAGCGTTTCGACAAAGTCGATGAACTGATTCATCTCCTTGCTCGCATACTCTTCGTTTTGCAGACCAGTCACGTGGAGTCTCCCGACCGACTGACCTTCGACGATCAAAGGAATATCCGCCTGCCAGGATAGATCGTGCGAATGTCGCCCTGGCTTCGACCAAGTGGCATAGAAACTTTCATGCAGACGTGGCATGGAAAGATTCAATTGCATTTTCACAAGATGGAACTTCTGAGCAGATTCAACCAGAGCGCCCCAGAGTTCCTCCCATTGACGCGTACCCTGAAGACTAACTCGCGTATGCTTGGCTTCTTCATCACCTTCCGACGTGGAAGTGCGAGAGAGAAATCGTCCAAAGCCAAAAAGCCTGGCGTTCAAAAGTACAAACTCGACGTGTCCGAACACACGAGTGAAGATCAGAAAACCGATAACAGCAAGAACGGTAGCGAAACCCAGCCATTCGATTTTAAAATACAAACTGACAACTGCACCAATACAAGTAATGCTGCACAGAACGACAATAAAAGAAACGGCTTGAAACGCACTCATGCCTCGAGTCAACAAGACATGGTGAATATGCCCTCGATCCGTGGCATAGATGCTGCGGCCCGTCAGTTTGCGACGTAGCACAGCCGCAAACGAATCGAACATCGGAATCGACCAGATTGCCAGCGGAGCCGCAAAGGCGAGTGTGGCGGCCTGCTTGATCGAACAGCGCAAGGCAATGGTGCCCAAAACAAGACCGATAAACATACTTCCCGCATCACCCAGATAAATGGTCGCGGGAGGAAAATTAAACCGTAGAAATCCCAACAGAGCTCCGGCTAGCGCGAAGGCAATAATCGCCTCAAGCTGTTGACCGCCGAGTATTGCGATCAGTCCGAAAGTGAGACTAAAGACCACTCCGACGCTGCCTGCCAATCCATCCACGCCATCGATCAAATTGAACGAATTGATGGCCCCCAGCAACCAAACAATGGCGAACAAACTTCCAAGTGTCCCAAGCGGAACGACATAATCAAAGATTCCAACCTTGGGTACCGAGAGTCCAGTCCCCATCACCAAACCTGCAGCGAGCATCTGCCACAAGAGTTTATAACTCCCTCGAATGCCGAACCCATCATCCAGCAATCCGACAACCGCTAGGAGTATTCCTGCGATGGCAAGCCCAATGATCGCGCCCGGTTCTTTCGACGATTGGCTTGTCATCAACCACAAGTCGGGACCCCACCAAGCAATCACAATCGCTACAACCAGAGGTGCCGCGATCAGCAGCATAAGCCCCCCACCTAAGGCAACCGGAGTCGACTGGATCTTGCGCTTCCCATCAGGACGATCAACAAAGTCATATCGTACTGCCGCTCGCCTAACGAGCGGCGTAAGAAGGTAACTGATTAAAAATGCCAACCCAAGGGCGGCAGCGGCAATTGCCATTTATCTTAATCCGATCGGGACAAACGATCCAAAAAACTTATCTTTGATAGGACTAATCCATACTGTGTTCAAACAATTCAATTCCACTGTCCCAAACTTCGTGAACAGTCGCAAGAACCGGCAACTGTCCAGTAATGCGATTCGAGATGCAAAACCGAGTGTTAAATATTGAAGTCGACCGACTATGTTCAGATGTGTTTCTTCTCTGATCAACATTAAACCAACGGGCCTTCAAACGGTCAAGAAAACAAACCATTTACGACGCACCACCACCAGCCCTGTGGCGGTTATTCCGATGATTCTGATCATTCACGCAAATTGAACCATCAAGTAGCTAGCAACGGCTCGAGTTGTTGCCACTAAGGCGCGAAAGCGACCCATTCGTATGAATAAACCCCAGCTTTTACGGTTGCTGCAAACGGCTCGACACCTGAGACCGATCCAGATTGCAAATCGTTTCCAACGTCGATTTCGCAGCGCGACGCCCTCCAAATCCCCACCCCCACCCCAACGAAAACGTTCAGGTAATTGGACACTTGCGGCACAACGGAATCCGACCCTATTAGCCCCAAATAAAATAAAAGTTTTTGAAAGCGAGATCGAAGTCACGTCGAACAGCTGGGACGATCCTGAACTCGAGCATCTCGTCCGATACAACCTCCACTACTTTGATGATCTGAACGCCGTTAATGCTGAGAATCGATCGAATTGGCAGCAAGCTTTGCTAACGCGCTGGATCAGCGAGAACCCCCCCGCTGAGGGCACCGGCTGGGAACCCTATCCACTCTCAATTCGGATTGTGAATTGGATTAAATGGTCCCTGGCTGGAAACGAATTATCCACTGCCGCCTCGAAATCATTGGCTTTGCAGACGAGAAGCCTGGAAAAACAGATCGAATTGCATTTGATGGGCAACCACGTCTGGGCAAACGCCAAAGCGTTGATCTTTGCTGGCCTCTTTTTTTCCGGTCCAGAGGCAGACCGCTGGCTGTCACACGGGCGATCTCTGCTCGAACGCGAAATGCAGGAACAAATCTTGCCGGATGGGGGACATTTCGAACTCAGCCCGATGTATCACTGCATTCTGCTTGAAGATCTCATCGATCTGGCAAACCTTTCACACGTCTACGGGCAAAAGTCGGTCAAGGGGCTGGAGCAAACGATTCAATCGATGGGGCGTTGGTTACGTGTCATGTGTCATCCGGATGGCGAAATATCATTCTTTAACGACGCATCCTTCGGAATTGCGTTGAAGCCGAGTCAAATTGAGGATTACGCCTGCCGTGTCGGATTCAGCGCATTCCCCCCCTGTCGCGGGAGCGTCACTCATTTGGCCGACACGGGCTATGTTCGTATTCAGTTTCCGAATCATGCCATGCTAATCGACGTCGCGGCAGCTGGTGCAAGTTATCAACCGGGTCACTCACACGCCGACACGTTGTCCTTTGAGTGGTCCCTGTTGGGCCAACGCGTGTTAGTGAACTCTGGAACGTCTTGCTACGGTGTTTCAGCCGAGCGTTTGCGACAGCGTGGCACAGCCGCCCATAACACGGTGATTGTCGATCAAACCAACTCATCCCACGTCTGGAGCGGCTTCCGATTGGCCAGTCGGGCAAAACCTTTTGGATTGACCATCGACGAATCGAACGACCATGTTTCGATCAGCTGCTCTCACAATGGCTATCGACGACTCCCCACACGGGTAACACACACCCGCAAATGGGAAATTGGCCCGACTGAATTCTCCATTTCCGACGAAGTAGGACCGCGATTTCAGCAAGCCCAGTCGCGACTTCACTTTCATCCGGACTGGTCGGTCTTCAAAGTCAATTCCACTGTTTTCGCCGAGTCGCAGGTTATTCCCGAGAAGTTAGAGATTACGACAAAAGCTGAAAAACGTCTGCTTCCTGGCAGCTACCACCCTCAATTTGAACAGTCTCTGCCGAATTCCGTGCTGGAGTGTGACCTTGAACCGGATGTGGCCTCAAAGATTCGAATCGGCTGGTCATAGCTCCATGCCAATCACGGCCACATTTCCCCGAGCCCGCAAGACCGTCACACATTGCGCAGACCCGCTGGACTGAAGGGTTAGATCGGCGATTCCGGCTATTTTTTTGCAAGCCCGGTGAACCGGTCGCTCCCCAACACCGTATACCCAGGGTCCGGGGTAGTTTCTCAGGACGGGGGTAGTTTCTCAGGATCAGAGAGGTGGTAACGACGGTGACGGCACCGAAGTCTCAAGAGGGCGCTCGTTTTGTTTGACCACCAATTAGGGCACGCTTATTCTTAAGGTGATGCTTTCTTCGAACATTGTTGCTGTCCGGCAACGAAAACGAAAAACGCTAGTTTGGCTTTTTTGATTCGCTATATTTAAAAATTAGATCATTAAGCTGTTTGGCTGATCGGCCAAACAGCACACCTCAAACGAGTTCAAAACCTGACGCGGACCCACAGTGCTCAACCGCCGTTGTTCTCTCCATGCTGACGAGACATGAGGAAACCAAAAGTGACCCAAGATCAACCTGAAACCGAAGAAACGGAACTGAACAAGCCAGTTAAGGCTTCACCCAAATTCGACAACCCTCAGTTCAGCGCCTGGTTGATGATTGGAGTCTTGAGTGGGCTGATTATCCTTTGCTACTTAAACACACTCATCGGAACGGCCGTGGCATGGGACACTCCGATGTATAGCCATGGCTACTTGATTCCGCTGATTGCCGCAGGGCTACTCTATTACCGGCGTGAACAGCTCCAACCATCTACCAACGCGGAACGATGGTGGGGCGTTGGAATCATTTTATTTGCCACCATCGCGCGTGTGTCAGCGGCCTATCTGGTCCAATTCAGCATCGATCGCCTCAGCTTTATCGCCTGCTTGATTGGCGTTTTCGTGATGGTTGGCGGATTCAGA
Coding sequences:
- a CDS encoding MraY family glycosyltransferase, translated to MAIAAAALGLAFLISYLLTPLVRRAAVRYDFVDRPDGKRKIQSTPVALGGGLMLLIAAPLVVAIVIAWWGPDLWLMTSQSSKEPGAIIGLAIAGILLAVVGLLDDGFGIRGSYKLLWQMLAAGLVMGTGLSVPKVGIFDYVVPLGTLGSLFAIVWLLGAINSFNLIDGVDGLAGSVGVVFSLTFGLIAILGGQQLEAIIAFALAGALLGFLRFNFPPATIYLGDAGSMFIGLVLGTIALRCSIKQAATLAFAAPLAIWSIPMFDSFAAVLRRKLTGRSIYATDRGHIHHVLLTRGMSAFQAVSFIVVLCSITCIGAVVSLYFKIEWLGFATVLAVIGFLIFTRVFGHVEFVLLNARLFGFGRFLSRTSTSEGDEEAKHTRVSLQGTRQWEELWGALVESAQKFHLVKMQLNLSMPRLHESFYATWSKPGRHSHDLSWQADIPLIVEGQSVGRLHVTGLQNEEYASKEMNQFIDFVETLELQLNLLIHQEVSRIEEHSTMNKPLMGDSASDNAMVERV
- a CDS encoding alginate lyase family protein yields the protein MNKPQLLRLLQTARHLRPIQIANRFQRRFRSATPSKSPPPPQRKRSGNWTLAAQRNPTLLAPNKIKVFESEIEVTSNSWDDPELEHLVRYNLHYFDDLNAVNAENRSNWQQALLTRWISENPPAEGTGWEPYPLSIRIVNWIKWSLAGNELSTAASKSLALQTRSLEKQIELHLMGNHVWANAKALIFAGLFFSGPEADRWLSHGRSLLEREMQEQILPDGGHFELSPMYHCILLEDLIDLANLSHVYGQKSVKGLEQTIQSMGRWLRVMCHPDGEISFFNDASFGIALKPSQIEDYACRVGFSAFPPCRGSVTHLADTGYVRIQFPNHAMLIDVAAAGASYQPGHSHADTLSFEWSLLGQRVLVNSGTSCYGVSAERLRQRGTAAHNTVIVDQTNSSHVWSGFRLASRAKPFGLTIDESNDHVSISCSHNGYRRLPTRVTHTRKWEIGPTEFSISDEVGPRFQQAQSRLHFHPDWSVFKVNSTVFAESQVIPEKLEITTKAEKRLLPGSYHPQFEQSLPNSVLECDLEPDVASKIRIGWS